A stretch of the Pan troglodytes isolate AG18354 chromosome 20, NHGRI_mPanTro3-v2.0_pri, whole genome shotgun sequence genome encodes the following:
- the KLHL26 gene encoding kelch-like protein 26 isoform X3 translates to MRGNAGRLRSGPSAGLRVGVGKDFTKPQRNVSMKFFLVLAFFFFSFFFGHSNEKNCSGALDRFSWVGKPTMEMRPARGRRRGACPDSTADKNGALKCTFSAPSHSTSLLQGLATLRAQGQLLDVVLTINREAFPAHKVVLAACSDYFRAMFTGGMREASQDVIELKGVSARGLRHIIDFAYSAEVTLDLDCVQDVLGAAVFLQMLPVVELCEEFLKAAMSVETCLNIGQMATTFSLASLRESVDAFTFRHFLQIAEEEDFLRLPLERLVFFLQSNRLQSCAEIDLFRAAVRWLQHDPARRPRASHVLCHIRFPLMQSSELVDSVQTLDIMVEDVLCRQYLLEAFNYQVLPFRQHEMQSPRTAVRSDVPSLVTFGGTPYTDSDRSVSSKVYQLPEPGARHFRELTEMEVGCSHTCVAVLDNFVYVAGGQHLQYRSGEGAVDACYRYDPHLNRWLRLQAMQESRIQFQLNVLCGMVYATGGRNRAGSLASVERYCPRRNEWGYACSLKRRTWGHAGAASGGRLYISGGYGISVEDKKALHCYDPVADQWEFKAPMSEPRVLHAMVGAGGRIYALGGRMDHVDRCFDVLAVEYYVPETDQWTSVSPMRAGQSEAGCCLLERKIYIVGGYNWRLNNVTGIVQVYNTDTDEWERDLHFPESFAGIACAPVLLPRAGTRR, encoded by the exons ATGAGGGGCAATGCCGGCAGGCTCCGTTCTGGCCCGAGCGCTGGGCTCCGCGTGGGGGTGGGAAAGGATTTTACAAAACCCCAAAGAAATGTTTCCATGAAATTCTTTCttgttcttgcctttttttttttttctttcttttttggacatTCCAATGAAAAGAACTGTTCTGGGGCTTTGGATCGCTTCTCATGGGTTGGGAAGCCGACCATGGAGATGAGGCCAGCCCGGGGCCGGAGGAGGGGCGCCTGCCCTGACAG CACGGCCGACAAGAACGGGGCCCTCAAGTGCACCTTCTCGGCACCCAGCCACAGCACCAGCCTCCTGCAGGGCCTGGCCACCCTCCGCGCTCAGGGCCAGCTCCTCGATGTTGTGCTGACTATTAACAGAGAGGCCTTTCCTGCACACAAGGTCGTCCTGGCTGCCTGCAGCGACTACTTCAG GGCCATGTTCACCGGCGGCATGCGGGAGGCAAGCCAGGACGTCATCGAGCTGAAGGGCGTGTCGGCCCGTGGCCTGCGGCACATCATCGACTTCGCCTACAGCGCCGAGGTGACACTGGACCTGGACTGCGTGCAGGACGTGCTGGGCGCGGCCGTGTTCTTGCAGATGCTGCCCGTGGTGGAGCTGTGCGAGGAGTTCCTGAAGGCGGCCATGAGCGTGGAGACCTGCCTCAACATCGGCCAGATGGCCACCACCTTCAGCCTGGCCTCGCTGCGAGAGTCGGTGGATGCCTTCACCTTCCGGCACTTCCTGCAGATCGCCGAGGAGGAGGATTTCCTGCGCCTGCCACTGGAGCGCCTGGTCTTCTTCCTGCAGAGCAACCGGCTGCAGAGCTGTGCCGAGATCGACCTGTTCCGCGCGGCCGTCCGCTGGCTGCAGCATGACCCGGCCCGGCGGCCGCGCGCCAGCCACGTGCTCTGCCACATTCGCTTCCCGCTCATGCAGTCGTCCGAGCTGGTGGACAGCGTGCAGACGCTGGACATCATGGTGGAGGACGTGCTGTGCCGCCAGTATCTGCTGGAGGCCTTCAACTACCAGGTGCTGCCCTTCCGGCAGCACGAGATGCAGTCTCCGCGCACCGCCGTGCGCTCGGATGTGCCCTCGCTCGTCACCTTCGGCGGCACGCCCTACACTGACAGCGACCGCTCGGTCAGCAGCAAGGTCTACCAGCTGCCTGAGCCGGGCGCCCGCCACTTCCGCGAGCTCACGGAGATGGAGGTAGGCTGCAGCCACACGTGCGTGGCCGTGCTGGACAATTTTGTGTACGTGGCCGGGGGGCAGCACCTGCAGTACCGCAGCGGCGAGGGCGCAGTGGACGCCTGCTACCGCTACGACCCCCACCTGAATCGCTGGCTGCGCCTGCAGGCCATGCAGGAAAGCCGCATCCAGTTCCAGCTGAACGTGCTGTGCGGCATGGTGTACGCCACGGGCGGCCGCAACCGAGCCGGCAGCCTGGCCTCCGTGGAGCGGTACTGCCCCCGGCGCAATGAGTGGGGCTACGCCTGCTCGCTGAAGCGCCGTACCTGGGGCCATGCTGGGGCCGCCTCAGGGGGCCGCCTCTACATCTCGGGTGGCTACGGGATCTCAGTGGAGGACAAGAAGGCTCTGCACTGCTACGACCCCGTGGCCGACCAGTGGGAGTTCAAGGCGCCCATGAGCGAACCCCGCGTGCTACACGCCATGGTGGGTGCCGGCGGCCGCATCTATGCCCTCGGGGGCCGCATGGACCACGTGGACCGCTGCTTCGACGTGCTGGCTGTGGAGTACTATGTGCCCGAGACGGACCAGTGGACCAGCGTGAGCCCCATGCGGGCCGGCCAGTCAGAGGCCGGCTGCTGCCTGCTGGAGAGGAAGATCTACATCGTCGGGGGCTACAACTGGCGTCTCAACAACGTCACGGGCATCGTACAGGTGTACAACACGGACACCGACGAGTGGGAGCGGGACCTGCACTTCCCGGAGTCCTTCGCGGGCATAGCCTGCGCCCCCGTCCTGCTGCCCCGGGCCGGGACCAGGAGGTAG
- the KLHL26 gene encoding kelch-like protein 26 isoform X2: MEMRPARGRRRGACPDSTADKNGALKCTFSAPSHSTSLLQGLATLRAQGQLLDVVLTINREAFPAHKVVLAACSDYFRAMFTGGMREASQDVIELKGVSARGLRHIIDFAYSAEVTLDLDCVQDVLGAAVFLQMLPVVELCEEFLKAAMSVETCLNIGQMATTFSLASLRESVDAFTFRHFLQIAEEEDFLRLPLERLVFFLQSNRLQSCAEIDLFRAAVRWLQHDPARRPRASHVLCHIRFPLMQSSELVDSVQTLDIMVEDVLCRQYLLEAFNYQVLPFRQHEMQSPRTAVRSDVPSLVTFGGTPYTDSDRSVSSKVYQLPEPGARHFRELTEMEVGCSHTCVAVLDNFVYVAGGQHLQYRSGEGAVDACYRYDPHLNRWLRLQAMQESRIQFQLNVLCGMVYATGGRNRAGSLASVERYCPRRNEWGYACSLKRRTWGHAGAASGGRLYISGGYGISVEDKKALHCYDPVADQWEFKAPMSEPRVLHAMVGAGGRIYALGGRMDHVDRCFDVLAVEYYVPETDQWTSVSPMRAGQSEAGCCLLERKIYIVGGYNWRLNNVTGIVQVYNTDTDEWERDLHFPESFAGIACAPVLLPRAGTRR; the protein is encoded by the exons ATGGAGATGAGGCCAGCCCGGGGCCGGAGGAGGGGCGCCTGCCCTGACAG CACGGCCGACAAGAACGGGGCCCTCAAGTGCACCTTCTCGGCACCCAGCCACAGCACCAGCCTCCTGCAGGGCCTGGCCACCCTCCGCGCTCAGGGCCAGCTCCTCGATGTTGTGCTGACTATTAACAGAGAGGCCTTTCCTGCACACAAGGTCGTCCTGGCTGCCTGCAGCGACTACTTCAG GGCCATGTTCACCGGCGGCATGCGGGAGGCAAGCCAGGACGTCATCGAGCTGAAGGGCGTGTCGGCCCGTGGCCTGCGGCACATCATCGACTTCGCCTACAGCGCCGAGGTGACACTGGACCTGGACTGCGTGCAGGACGTGCTGGGCGCGGCCGTGTTCTTGCAGATGCTGCCCGTGGTGGAGCTGTGCGAGGAGTTCCTGAAGGCGGCCATGAGCGTGGAGACCTGCCTCAACATCGGCCAGATGGCCACCACCTTCAGCCTGGCCTCGCTGCGAGAGTCGGTGGATGCCTTCACCTTCCGGCACTTCCTGCAGATCGCCGAGGAGGAGGATTTCCTGCGCCTGCCACTGGAGCGCCTGGTCTTCTTCCTGCAGAGCAACCGGCTGCAGAGCTGTGCCGAGATCGACCTGTTCCGCGCGGCCGTCCGCTGGCTGCAGCATGACCCGGCCCGGCGGCCGCGCGCCAGCCACGTGCTCTGCCACATTCGCTTCCCGCTCATGCAGTCGTCCGAGCTGGTGGACAGCGTGCAGACGCTGGACATCATGGTGGAGGACGTGCTGTGCCGCCAGTATCTGCTGGAGGCCTTCAACTACCAGGTGCTGCCCTTCCGGCAGCACGAGATGCAGTCTCCGCGCACCGCCGTGCGCTCGGATGTGCCCTCGCTCGTCACCTTCGGCGGCACGCCCTACACTGACAGCGACCGCTCGGTCAGCAGCAAGGTCTACCAGCTGCCTGAGCCGGGCGCCCGCCACTTCCGCGAGCTCACGGAGATGGAGGTAGGCTGCAGCCACACGTGCGTGGCCGTGCTGGACAATTTTGTGTACGTGGCCGGGGGGCAGCACCTGCAGTACCGCAGCGGCGAGGGCGCAGTGGACGCCTGCTACCGCTACGACCCCCACCTGAATCGCTGGCTGCGCCTGCAGGCCATGCAGGAAAGCCGCATCCAGTTCCAGCTGAACGTGCTGTGCGGCATGGTGTACGCCACGGGCGGCCGCAACCGAGCCGGCAGCCTGGCCTCCGTGGAGCGGTACTGCCCCCGGCGCAATGAGTGGGGCTACGCCTGCTCGCTGAAGCGCCGTACCTGGGGCCATGCTGGGGCCGCCTCAGGGGGCCGCCTCTACATCTCGGGTGGCTACGGGATCTCAGTGGAGGACAAGAAGGCTCTGCACTGCTACGACCCCGTGGCCGACCAGTGGGAGTTCAAGGCGCCCATGAGCGAACCCCGCGTGCTACACGCCATGGTGGGTGCCGGCGGCCGCATCTATGCCCTCGGGGGCCGCATGGACCACGTGGACCGCTGCTTCGACGTGCTGGCTGTGGAGTACTATGTGCCCGAGACGGACCAGTGGACCAGCGTGAGCCCCATGCGGGCCGGCCAGTCAGAGGCCGGCTGCTGCCTGCTGGAGAGGAAGATCTACATCGTCGGGGGCTACAACTGGCGTCTCAACAACGTCACGGGCATCGTACAGGTGTACAACACGGACACCGACGAGTGGGAGCGGGACCTGCACTTCCCGGAGTCCTTCGCGGGCATAGCCTGCGCCCCCGTCCTGCTGCCCCGGGCCGGGACCAGGAGGTAG
- the KLHL26 gene encoding kelch-like protein 26 isoform X1, with product MAESGGSSGGAGGGGAFGAGPGPERPNSTADKNGALKCTFSAPSHSTSLLQGLATLRAQGQLLDVVLTINREAFPAHKVVLAACSDYFRAMFTGGMREASQDVIELKGVSARGLRHIIDFAYSAEVTLDLDCVQDVLGAAVFLQMLPVVELCEEFLKAAMSVETCLNIGQMATTFSLASLRESVDAFTFRHFLQIAEEEDFLRLPLERLVFFLQSNRLQSCAEIDLFRAAVRWLQHDPARRPRASHVLCHIRFPLMQSSELVDSVQTLDIMVEDVLCRQYLLEAFNYQVLPFRQHEMQSPRTAVRSDVPSLVTFGGTPYTDSDRSVSSKVYQLPEPGARHFRELTEMEVGCSHTCVAVLDNFVYVAGGQHLQYRSGEGAVDACYRYDPHLNRWLRLQAMQESRIQFQLNVLCGMVYATGGRNRAGSLASVERYCPRRNEWGYACSLKRRTWGHAGAASGGRLYISGGYGISVEDKKALHCYDPVADQWEFKAPMSEPRVLHAMVGAGGRIYALGGRMDHVDRCFDVLAVEYYVPETDQWTSVSPMRAGQSEAGCCLLERKIYIVGGYNWRLNNVTGIVQVYNTDTDEWERDLHFPESFAGIACAPVLLPRAGTRR from the exons CACGGCCGACAAGAACGGGGCCCTCAAGTGCACCTTCTCGGCACCCAGCCACAGCACCAGCCTCCTGCAGGGCCTGGCCACCCTCCGCGCTCAGGGCCAGCTCCTCGATGTTGTGCTGACTATTAACAGAGAGGCCTTTCCTGCACACAAGGTCGTCCTGGCTGCCTGCAGCGACTACTTCAG GGCCATGTTCACCGGCGGCATGCGGGAGGCAAGCCAGGACGTCATCGAGCTGAAGGGCGTGTCGGCCCGTGGCCTGCGGCACATCATCGACTTCGCCTACAGCGCCGAGGTGACACTGGACCTGGACTGCGTGCAGGACGTGCTGGGCGCGGCCGTGTTCTTGCAGATGCTGCCCGTGGTGGAGCTGTGCGAGGAGTTCCTGAAGGCGGCCATGAGCGTGGAGACCTGCCTCAACATCGGCCAGATGGCCACCACCTTCAGCCTGGCCTCGCTGCGAGAGTCGGTGGATGCCTTCACCTTCCGGCACTTCCTGCAGATCGCCGAGGAGGAGGATTTCCTGCGCCTGCCACTGGAGCGCCTGGTCTTCTTCCTGCAGAGCAACCGGCTGCAGAGCTGTGCCGAGATCGACCTGTTCCGCGCGGCCGTCCGCTGGCTGCAGCATGACCCGGCCCGGCGGCCGCGCGCCAGCCACGTGCTCTGCCACATTCGCTTCCCGCTCATGCAGTCGTCCGAGCTGGTGGACAGCGTGCAGACGCTGGACATCATGGTGGAGGACGTGCTGTGCCGCCAGTATCTGCTGGAGGCCTTCAACTACCAGGTGCTGCCCTTCCGGCAGCACGAGATGCAGTCTCCGCGCACCGCCGTGCGCTCGGATGTGCCCTCGCTCGTCACCTTCGGCGGCACGCCCTACACTGACAGCGACCGCTCGGTCAGCAGCAAGGTCTACCAGCTGCCTGAGCCGGGCGCCCGCCACTTCCGCGAGCTCACGGAGATGGAGGTAGGCTGCAGCCACACGTGCGTGGCCGTGCTGGACAATTTTGTGTACGTGGCCGGGGGGCAGCACCTGCAGTACCGCAGCGGCGAGGGCGCAGTGGACGCCTGCTACCGCTACGACCCCCACCTGAATCGCTGGCTGCGCCTGCAGGCCATGCAGGAAAGCCGCATCCAGTTCCAGCTGAACGTGCTGTGCGGCATGGTGTACGCCACGGGCGGCCGCAACCGAGCCGGCAGCCTGGCCTCCGTGGAGCGGTACTGCCCCCGGCGCAATGAGTGGGGCTACGCCTGCTCGCTGAAGCGCCGTACCTGGGGCCATGCTGGGGCCGCCTCAGGGGGCCGCCTCTACATCTCGGGTGGCTACGGGATCTCAGTGGAGGACAAGAAGGCTCTGCACTGCTACGACCCCGTGGCCGACCAGTGGGAGTTCAAGGCGCCCATGAGCGAACCCCGCGTGCTACACGCCATGGTGGGTGCCGGCGGCCGCATCTATGCCCTCGGGGGCCGCATGGACCACGTGGACCGCTGCTTCGACGTGCTGGCTGTGGAGTACTATGTGCCCGAGACGGACCAGTGGACCAGCGTGAGCCCCATGCGGGCCGGCCAGTCAGAGGCCGGCTGCTGCCTGCTGGAGAGGAAGATCTACATCGTCGGGGGCTACAACTGGCGTCTCAACAACGTCACGGGCATCGTACAGGTGTACAACACGGACACCGACGAGTGGGAGCGGGACCTGCACTTCCCGGAGTCCTTCGCGGGCATAGCCTGCGCCCCCGTCCTGCTGCCCCGGGCCGGGACCAGGAGGTAG